DNA sequence from the Vicinamibacterales bacterium genome:
GCCGGCCGCGCCACCACACATGCGCTACATCACCTACCCCACCACGCTCGTGCTGCAGGCGATCGCCGATGGCGCCCGGTACGGCTTCGACATCGCCGACCGCACCGGGCTGCAGACCGGCACCGTCTATCCGGCGCTGCGGCGGCTCGACGATCTCGGCTTCGTGCGGTCGCAGTGGGAGAGCGAGAAAGTGGCGCGGCGCGAACAGCGCCCGGCGCGGCGCTACTACGAGATCACCCGGCAGGGAACCGCCGCGCTCGACACCGCCGTCAAACGCTTCGCAGGGCTCGGCCGCGTCCGCAGGCGGGAGCGCCATGCCTGATCTGCCGCGCTGGATCGTGCGCGCCGCCTCGCGCCTCGCCCCGCGCGCCCGCCGCCGCGACTTCCGCGCCGAGTGGGAAGCGGAGCTCGCGACTGATCCGTCGCTGTCCCGCGCGCTCGGCGCCCTCGCCGATGCCTGGTTCCTCCGTCGCCAACCCTGGACCGCCGACATGATCCTGCAGGACGTCCGCTACGCATGCCGGTTGATGGCGCAGCGTCCCGGCTTCACCGCTGCCGTCGTGCTGACCCTCACGCTCGGGATCGGCGCCAACACTGCCGTGTTCACCGTCGTCAACGCCGTATTGCTGCGCCCGCTGCCCTTCGGCGAACCGGACCGGCTCATGGCGTTGTGGGAGAACGATCGCCTCAACGGCAAGCCCCGGTACTTCGCCGCGCCCGCCAACTTCAAGGACTGGCAGGATCAGACCCGCGCCTTCGAGCAGCTCGCCGCATTCAGGACCGAGTCGGCGAACTTCGCCGCCGACGGCGACGCGACTCGCGTGCCGGGCGCGGTGGTCACCGCGAACTTCTTCGAGACGCTCGCGGTCCGCCCGCTGCTGGGCGACGGCTTCAGACCCCAGCACGGCGAGATCGGGCAGCATCGCGTGCTCGTCTTGAGTTACGACATCTGGCAGCGACACTTCCACGGCGACGCCGCCATCGTCGGCCGGCAGATCGATCTCGGGTTGCCGCAACCGTATCGCGTCCTCGGGGTCATGCCGCGCACCTTCCGCTATCCGGAGCGCGAGACCGGCTACTGGCGGGCGCTGGCGATGCACCCCCAGACGCTGGCGAACAGGTCGCTGCACTTCCTGTCGGTCGTCGGACGGCGCCGCCCCGGCGTCACGCCGGAGCAGGCGCAAACCGACATGAACGAGATCGCGCGGCGGCAGCAGGCCGCGTATCCCACCACGAACGATCAGCGCGGCGTGACGCTCGTGCCGCTCATGGAGCAGATCGTCGGCGACGTCAGGAAACCGCTCTACACGCTCGCCGCCGCCGTATTCATGGTCCTTCTGATCGGTTGCGCCAACGTCGGCAACCTCCTGCTGATCCGCGCCGCCTCGCGCCGCCGCGAGCTGGCGCTTCGCTCGGTACTGGGCGCGGATCGGCTGCGGATCGTCCGGCAGCTGTTCGTCGAGGGGCTTGCGCTCGCGGGCGCGGGGGCGGCCGCCGGCCTCCTGCTCGCCGTCTGGGCCACGGCCCTGCTGCGCCAGCTCGCATCGGCCTATGTTCCGCGGATCGCCGATGCCGCCGTTGACGGGCGCGTGCTCGCGTTCGTCGCGGCGATCTCGGTGATGGCAAGCAGCCTGTTTGCGCTCACCCCTGCGCTGACGTCCGGCGCCCGCGACATCCGCGACGCGCTGCACGCGAACACCGCCGCCTCGGCCGGTGCGGGCCGCGCCGTCCGCCGGCTGCGCGGCGCGCTTGCCATCGCGGAACTTGCCATGGCGTGCGTGCTCGTGCTGGGCGCGGGTCTCGTGCTGAAAAGCTTCTGGCGGCTCCTGCAGGTCTCGCCAGGGTTTGCCACCGAACGGATTCTGAGCGCGCGGATCGAGCTGCCGCAGTCCCGGTACCCTGACGGCCCGCAAATCATGCTTTTCTACGAGACTCTCTTCGAGCGGCTGCGGCAGGTCCCCGGCGTGGAGGCCGCCGGCGGCACGAACGCGCTGCCGCTGGAAGCGTCCGGACCGACGACGTGGCTCACGATCGAAGGGCAGCCGCGCCCGCAAGGGGAACCGCCCGAGGTCAACTACCGGACCGCCAGCATCGATTACTTCCGCGCGCTCGACGTTCCAGTCCTCGCCGGCCGGTCCTTCACGTCAGAGGACACGGCCACGTCGCTGGTCACGGCGGTCGTCAACCGCACGCTGGCGGACCGGTTCTTCAACGGCCGCGATCCGATCGGCCAGCGCATCAGGATCGGGCCCAATCCGAAGGGGGCATGGCGAACCATCGTCGGCGTGGTCGGGGACATGCGGCAGTCCGGGCCGGAGGCGCCGGTGCAGCCGGAACTCTATCTGCCGATCGCCCAGGACACCTACGCCTTTCTGACGCTGGCGATCCGCACGCAGGCGGAGCCCATGACCCTCGCGGCCACGCTTCGCGACGTCGTCCACTCGATCGATCCGAAGCTCGCGGTCATCGACGCCACGACGATGGAGCGGATCCTGAGCGAGCACGTGGCCAGCCGGCGGCTGCTCATGGTTCTCCTCGCAGTCTTCGCCGGCGTCGCGCTGATGCTGGCGCTCATCGGCATCTACGGCGTGATGGGCAGCGCCGTGTCGCAAAGGACCAACGAGATTGGCGTGCGGATGGCGCTCGGCGCCGAGCGCGGCGAGATCATGATGATGATCCTGCGCGACGGCGCACGCCTCGGCGTCGCCGGCCTCGCGCTCGGCCTCGCGGTCTCGCTGGCCGGGACACGGCTGATCGCCTCCTCGCTGTTCGGCGTGACGCCCACCGATGCACCCACCTACGCCGTCGTCGTCGCGCTGATGCTCGTCGTCGCCCTGTTCGCGTGTTATCTACCGGCGCGGCGGGCCGCGCGAGTCGATCCGCTCAGCGCGATTCGCGCCGAGTAGATCTGCCCTGAGGGCCGCAGCTCCCCACAGCCACGCAATCGACCCGAAGCGGACAGATCCATAATCTCTTGTGACCCGTGAGTCCTCCCTGGCTTTGAGCGCGGCCGCCTGTCTGCTGCTGACGGCGTGCAGCGGCCGCCCGCCATCCGCGCCGGTCAGCAAGCCCAACGTCCTTCTCGTCACCATCGACACGCTGCGTGCCGATCGCCTCGGCCGCGGGCTGACGCCGGCGCTGGACGCGCTCGCCTCGCGGGGGGTGCGATACGCGACCGCGCGCGCGACCGCGCCGCTCACCCTGCCGTCGCATGCCTCGATCCTGACCGGCACGCTCCCGCCCGAGCACGGCGTTCGCGTCAACGGCGTCGCACTGGCCGTGCGTCCGACGCTGGCGCGCGCCTTCGCGGACGCGGGGTATCGGACCGGCGCGTTCGTCGGCGCGTACGTGCTCGATCGGCGGTTCGGCTTGTCGGGCGGCTTCTCGATCTACGACGACCGCATCCCCCGCGATCCGTCCGGCGCCGCGCGTCTCGAGGCGGAGCGGCGCGGCGACGTGGTCGTCACCAGCGCGCTGGCGTGGCTCGGGCAGGCGAGCGCACAGCCCTTCTTCGCCTGGGTGCATCTGTACGATCCGCACGCGCCGTACGAGCCGCCGCAGGAGCACCTGGCGCGCGCCCGCGGCAGCGCCGCGGCAGCCTACGACGGCGAGGTCGCGTTCGCCGATGCGCAGGTCGGCCGATTGCTCGAGTGGCTGCGCACGACAGGAAACGACGCGACCACGATCGTCGCCGTCACCGGCGATCATGGCGAGGGGCTCGGCGATCACGGCGAGGCGACGCACGGCATGCTCGCGTACGATTCGACGCTGCGCGTGCCGCTGGTCATGGCTTTCCCCGCCAATCTGGATCTGCCGGCGGGAGTCGGAGCCCGCCGGCAGAGCACGATCGAGCAGCCGGTATCGCTGGCCGATCTC
Encoded proteins:
- a CDS encoding ABC transporter permease, which gives rise to MPDLPRWIVRAASRLAPRARRRDFRAEWEAELATDPSLSRALGALADAWFLRRQPWTADMILQDVRYACRLMAQRPGFTAAVVLTLTLGIGANTAVFTVVNAVLLRPLPFGEPDRLMALWENDRLNGKPRYFAAPANFKDWQDQTRAFEQLAAFRTESANFAADGDATRVPGAVVTANFFETLAVRPLLGDGFRPQHGEIGQHRVLVLSYDIWQRHFHGDAAIVGRQIDLGLPQPYRVLGVMPRTFRYPERETGYWRALAMHPQTLANRSLHFLSVVGRRRPGVTPEQAQTDMNEIARRQQAAYPTTNDQRGVTLVPLMEQIVGDVRKPLYTLAAAVFMVLLIGCANVGNLLLIRAASRRRELALRSVLGADRLRIVRQLFVEGLALAGAGAAAGLLLAVWATALLRQLASAYVPRIADAAVDGRVLAFVAAISVMASSLFALTPALTSGARDIRDALHANTAASAGAGRAVRRLRGALAIAELAMACVLVLGAGLVLKSFWRLLQVSPGFATERILSARIELPQSRYPDGPQIMLFYETLFERLRQVPGVEAAGGTNALPLEASGPTTWLTIEGQPRPQGEPPEVNYRTASIDYFRALDVPVLAGRSFTSEDTATSLVTAVVNRTLADRFFNGRDPIGQRIRIGPNPKGAWRTIVGVVGDMRQSGPEAPVQPELYLPIAQDTYAFLTLAIRTQAEPMTLAATLRDVVHSIDPKLAVIDATTMERILSEHVASRRLLMVLLAVFAGVALMLALIGIYGVMGSAVSQRTNEIGVRMALGAERGEIMMMILRDGARLGVAGLALGLAVSLAGTRLIASSLFGVTPTDAPTYAVVVALMLVVALFACYLPARRAARVDPLSAIRAE
- a CDS encoding helix-turn-helix transcriptional regulator, whose translation is PAAPPHMRYITYPTTLVLQAIADGARYGFDIADRTGLQTGTVYPALRRLDDLGFVRSQWESEKVARREQRPARRYYEITRQGTAALDTAVKRFAGLGRVRRRERHA